Proteins from a single region of Desulfobacter postgatei 2ac9:
- a CDS encoding TraB/GumN family protein — MSENPMDHNDIHILDRDGKQIILIGTAHVSRHSAQLVLDTIESEQPDTVCVELCGNRLAAIRDKDRWQNMDIVKIIKEKKALMLFMNLLLASFQKKIADKFGIKPGQEMINAIAAAEKAGAAIVPADREIQTTLSRIWRGMGFWEKTKLIFAMVLSFGQSEEIEETDIEKMKHQDILQSLLSEVKEDHPIIGKVLINERDQFLAENIRSAQGDKIVAVVGAAHVPGILEYINQDTPIDLAALKTLPPAGKVGKILKWLIPGLIVMLFIAGFLMEGKGAGTDMIWIWVLANGIFAGIGALIALAHPYTILSSFVAAPITSLNPMIAAGWVAGLVEAFARKPKVRDLEAIPQDITSVKGFWRNNVTRILLVVVFTNLGSSIGTMTALPLMIKLLS, encoded by the coding sequence CAGATCATCCTTATCGGAACAGCCCATGTATCCCGGCACAGCGCCCAGCTGGTTTTGGACACCATAGAATCAGAACAGCCTGATACCGTATGTGTGGAGTTGTGCGGCAATCGCCTGGCTGCCATCCGGGATAAAGACAGATGGCAGAACATGGATATTGTAAAGATCATCAAGGAAAAAAAGGCCCTGATGCTGTTTATGAATCTTTTGCTGGCCTCGTTCCAGAAAAAAATAGCCGATAAATTCGGCATCAAACCCGGCCAGGAGATGATCAATGCCATTGCTGCTGCAGAAAAAGCAGGTGCGGCTATCGTCCCTGCGGACAGGGAAATTCAGACCACCCTTTCCCGGATATGGCGGGGCATGGGATTCTGGGAAAAAACAAAACTGATATTTGCCATGGTGCTGTCGTTTGGCCAATCCGAAGAGATTGAAGAGACAGACATTGAAAAGATGAAGCACCAGGACATCCTTCAATCGCTGCTTTCGGAAGTCAAAGAGGATCATCCCATTATTGGGAAAGTGCTGATTAATGAACGGGACCAGTTCCTGGCCGAAAACATACGAAGTGCGCAGGGAGACAAAATCGTGGCGGTTGTGGGTGCGGCCCATGTCCCCGGAATTTTAGAATATATCAATCAAGATACCCCCATAGACCTTGCCGCACTCAAAACACTCCCGCCTGCCGGTAAGGTGGGAAAGATATTGAAATGGCTCATCCCGGGCCTGATCGTCATGCTTTTCATTGCCGGATTTCTCATGGAGGGTAAAGGCGCCGGAACCGACATGATCTGGATCTGGGTTCTGGCCAACGGCATTTTTGCCGGCATCGGCGCACTCATCGCCCTGGCCCACCCATACACCATTTTATCATCCTTTGTGGCCGCCCCGATTACCTCCCTGAACCCCATGATCGCAGCAGGCTGGGTGGCAGGCCTTGTGGAGGCATTTGCACGCAAACCCAAGGTGCGCGATCTTGAGGCGATCCCTCAGGATATCACCTCCGTCAAGGGATTCTGGCGGAATAATGTCACTAGAATTCTGCTGGTGGTGGTGTTCACCAATCTTGGCTCCTCCATCGGCACCATGACGGCCCTGCCGTTGATGATTAAACTTTTGTCCTGA
- a CDS encoding EAL and HDOD domain-containing protein encodes MDIFVARQPVFTSDKKIFGYELLFRLGLDNVFPNIDGSVATSGVLSNTFFSFGINDILSGKPGLINFTRDLLLKQTPLLFPKEHIIIEVLEDIEPEPEIINALKSLKSQGFRIALDDFVYDHKFSEMIQLCDMIKFDIMATPLDTLGPVLRSIENDLKHITLLCEKVETHEAFEQAKAMGFQLFQGYFFSKPEVISHKGLAANQVTNLKLLNEVSKQELALNVIENMIKNDVAISFKLLTFINSAYFKRPTAVDTIKDAIIFLGLQELKKFITVVVVSEMNPKKPNELIRSSMIKARMYEQCADVIKTRFTPGELFTVGLFSSMDAILDMPMEDILEKIALSEKIKDALLGKDRMFSQLNDLVTSFEQGKWDHARFQADKDSQLIQKLPVFYMDALKMADSFFASP; translated from the coding sequence ATGGATATTTTTGTTGCACGCCAGCCTGTATTCACTTCAGATAAAAAAATTTTTGGTTATGAACTTTTATTCAGGCTCGGCCTGGATAATGTATTCCCAAATATCGACGGGTCTGTGGCCACATCCGGTGTGCTGTCCAACACTTTTTTCTCCTTTGGAATCAATGACATCCTTTCCGGCAAGCCCGGACTGATCAATTTTACCCGGGATCTTCTGCTCAAGCAGACACCGCTTCTTTTCCCCAAAGAGCATATTATCATTGAGGTCTTAGAAGACATTGAGCCTGAACCAGAAATCATCAATGCCTTAAAGTCTCTTAAATCCCAAGGCTTCAGGATTGCCCTGGATGATTTTGTTTATGATCATAAATTCAGTGAAATGATTCAGCTGTGCGACATGATCAAGTTTGATATTATGGCCACACCTCTGGACACCCTGGGCCCGGTTCTTAGATCCATAGAAAATGACCTCAAGCATATTACACTGTTGTGTGAAAAGGTGGAGACCCACGAAGCGTTTGAACAGGCTAAAGCCATGGGGTTCCAGCTTTTTCAGGGATATTTTTTTTCAAAACCCGAAGTTATATCACACAAAGGCCTGGCCGCCAACCAGGTCACCAACCTAAAACTGTTAAATGAGGTCTCAAAGCAGGAACTGGCCTTAAATGTCATAGAGAACATGATCAAAAATGATGTGGCCATCTCTTTCAAGCTTTTGACGTTTATCAATTCAGCGTATTTTAAGCGCCCCACGGCCGTAGACACGATCAAGGATGCCATCATTTTTTTGGGCCTGCAGGAATTGAAAAAATTTATCACTGTGGTGGTGGTATCGGAAATGAACCCGAAAAAGCCCAATGAGCTGATCCGGTCTTCAATGATCAAGGCCCGAATGTACGAACAATGCGCTGATGTGATTAAAACCCGGTTTACGCCGGGAGAATTGTTCACTGTGGGGCTGTTTTCAAGCATGGATGCCATTTTGGATATGCCCATGGAAGACATTCTTGAAAAAATTGCCCTGTCTGAAAAAATCAAGGATGCACTTTTAGGCAAAGACCGCATGTTCAGCCAGCTCAATGACCTTGTCACAAGCTTTGAACAGGGAAAGTGGGACCATGCGCGGTTTCAGGCAGACAAAGATTCTCAACTGATTCAAAAACTACCTGTCTTTTACATGGACGCCTTAAAAATGGCGGATTCTTTTTTTGCTTCTCCCTGA